A region of Stegostoma tigrinum isolate sSteTig4 chromosome 3, sSteTig4.hap1, whole genome shotgun sequence DNA encodes the following proteins:
- the rcl1 gene encoding RNA 3'-terminal phosphate cyclase-like protein isoform X2: MKRPLKATLRGITNDQMDPSVDTLKMTALPLMKRFGIDGEGLELKVVRRGMAPGGGGEVMFSCPVRRFLKPIQLTDPGKIKRIRGIAYSVRVSPQIANRIVDSARSILNKFLPDIYIYTDHMKGAYSGKSPGFGLSLVAETINGTFLSAELVSNPQGQGSPVLPEDLGKNCAKLLLEEVYRGGCVDSINQSLALLCMALGQQDVSKIQIGSLSPYTIEFLRHLKSYFQIIFKIEAQPMEERKGGDKVLMTCIGVGFSNISKTVT, from the exons ATGAAGAGACCATTAAAAGCCACCCTGAGAGGCATCACCAATGATCAAATGGATCCTTCT GTTGATACTCTTAAGATGACAGCCCTCCCTTTAATGAAACGGTTTGGTATAGATGGTGAAGGACTTGAGCTAAAG GTAGTCCGGAGAGGCATGGCTCCTGGAGGAGGCGGTGAGGTTATGTTCTCGTGCCCAGTGCGGAGGTTTTTAAAGCCTATCCAGTTAACTGACCCTGGCAAAATTAAGCGGATCAGAGGTATAGC ATACTCTGTCAGGGTGTCTCCACAGATAGCCAACAGGATTGTTGATTCAGCCAGAAGCATTTTGAACAAGTTCCTACCAGATATCTATATCTACACCGATCACATGAAAGGAGCCTATTCAGGAAA GTCGCCAGGATTTGGTCTCTCTTTAGTGGCAGAAACAATAAATGGAACCTTTCTCAGTGCTGAACTTGTTTCAAACCCTCAAGGTCAAGGGTCACCAGTCCTACCAGAAGACCTTGGCAAGAACTGTGCAAAGCTTCTTTTAGAAGAAGTCTACAGA GGTGGCTGTGTAGATTCTATAAACCAGAGCTTGGCTTTATTGTGCATGGCCCTCGGACAGCAGGATGTTTCAAAAATTCAGATTGGTTCACTGTCCCCGTACAC GATTGAGTTTCTGCGGCATCTGAAAAGCTACTTCCAAATAATCTTCAAAATTGAAGCCCAGCCCATGGAAGAACGGAAAGGTGGAGATAAAGTATTAATGACGTGTATTGGTGTTGGCTTTTCTAACATCAGTAAAACTGTCACGTAG
- the rcl1 gene encoding RNA 3'-terminal phosphate cyclase-like protein isoform X4 codes for MDKITNGSRIEINETGTTLYYQPGLLHGGRIEHDCHPQRSIGYYLEALLYLAPFMKRPLKATLRGITNDQMDPSVDTLKMTALPLMKRFGIDGEGLELKVVRRGMAPGGGGEVMFSCPVRRFLKPIQLTDPGKIKRIRGIAYSVRVSPQIANRIVDSARSILNKFLPDIYIYTDHMKGAYSGKSPGFGLSLVAETINGTFLSAELVSNPQGQGSPVLPEDLGKNCAKLLLEEVYRGGCVDSINQSLALLCMALGQQDVSKIQIGSLSPYTIEFLRHLKSYFQIIFKIEAQPMEERKGGDKVLMTCIGVGFSNISKTVT; via the exons GTACGACACTATATTACCAACCAGGGCTTCTGCATGGAGGAAGGATTGAACATGACTGTCACCCACAACGCTCCATTGGCTATTACCTGGAAGCTTTGCTCTATCTGGCTCCTTTTATGAAGAGACCATTAAAAGCCACCCTGAGAGGCATCACCAATGATCAAATGGATCCTTCT GTTGATACTCTTAAGATGACAGCCCTCCCTTTAATGAAACGGTTTGGTATAGATGGTGAAGGACTTGAGCTAAAG GTAGTCCGGAGAGGCATGGCTCCTGGAGGAGGCGGTGAGGTTATGTTCTCGTGCCCAGTGCGGAGGTTTTTAAAGCCTATCCAGTTAACTGACCCTGGCAAAATTAAGCGGATCAGAGGTATAGC ATACTCTGTCAGGGTGTCTCCACAGATAGCCAACAGGATTGTTGATTCAGCCAGAAGCATTTTGAACAAGTTCCTACCAGATATCTATATCTACACCGATCACATGAAAGGAGCCTATTCAGGAAA GTCGCCAGGATTTGGTCTCTCTTTAGTGGCAGAAACAATAAATGGAACCTTTCTCAGTGCTGAACTTGTTTCAAACCCTCAAGGTCAAGGGTCACCAGTCCTACCAGAAGACCTTGGCAAGAACTGTGCAAAGCTTCTTTTAGAAGAAGTCTACAGA GGTGGCTGTGTAGATTCTATAAACCAGAGCTTGGCTTTATTGTGCATGGCCCTCGGACAGCAGGATGTTTCAAAAATTCAGATTGGTTCACTGTCCCCGTACAC GATTGAGTTTCTGCGGCATCTGAAAAGCTACTTCCAAATAATCTTCAAAATTGAAGCCCAGCCCATGGAAGAACGGAAAGGTGGAGATAAAGTATTAATGACGTGTATTGGTGTTGGCTTTTCTAACATCAGTAAAACTGTCACGTAG